In a genomic window of Gemmatimonas sp.:
- a CDS encoding oxidative damage protection protein: MADVTCTRCGTTREGFERPPFPGAIGARVVGEICKECWGQWLKQQTMLINHYGLNVMDPQARTFLTRNMDAFLFKAGQSDDVDTSKQGTITY, translated from the coding sequence ATGGCCGATGTGACCTGTACCCGGTGCGGGACCACCCGCGAAGGCTTCGAACGTCCGCCGTTCCCCGGCGCCATCGGCGCGCGCGTTGTGGGGGAGATCTGCAAGGAGTGCTGGGGGCAATGGCTCAAGCAGCAGACCATGCTCATCAACCACTACGGGCTCAACGTCATGGACCCGCAGGCGCGCACGTTTCTCACCCGCAACATGGATGCCTTCCTGTTCAAGGCCGGCCAGAGCGACGACGTGGATACGAGCAAGCAGGGCACGATCACCTATTGA